The genomic DNA CTAAAAAGTTTGGTTGTGTCGGCTCAAAAATATTCATCCGTCGGACGGAAAACGTTAAAATTTCTGTTTCTGACACTTCAACAGCTTCCTTTTGGATATCAAAATCCGAATATTTTCCTGTTCCTAAAAGTAAGCGAGAGTGAAATGATTTTTCTCCAATCATTAACATCTTAACCACCTCCTACGAAATGGACCAATTCCAATTTATCTCCATCTCCTACTTCTCTTGTAGAATGGACATCTTTATTTAAAATTTCTCCGTTGTGCTCGACAATAATGACCGGTTTGTCTGTGAAAAAATATTGAATGACTTCAGCAATGGTGTTTACATTTTTCGGTATTTGTATGATTGATCCATTAATGAGCAAATTCATATCTTTCCCTCCTTGGATAGCCGGATATAAAATATCTTAAATTTTTTGGGCAACCTTATATATCAGAGCGATATTCATCACCTCCCTTTCGTAACGCTTCTTTGTAAGCGAACACTTTTTCTAACGGATCATTGGACAATAAAACGCCAGATAATACAGCTATTCCACTTGCGCCGGCTCGGATAATGTTTGGTGTATTTTTCGGTGTAATCCCTCCGATCGCAAGAACAGGGATGTTTGCATGATGAACGACTTTCTTTAATCGTTCTAGTCCTTTAGGTCTTAAACCAGGTTTCGATTGCGTTTCATATACATGGCCGTACAATAAATAATCGGCACCGTCGTTAGAAGCGGAAATAGCCTCCTCTACGGAATGGATAGAATAGCCGAGAGATAAGTTGGGATAAGCATTTTTTACCATAGAGACATTGATACTTTGACGGGTTAATTGAACTGCTTTTGTTTTCATTATGTGTGCCACGGCAACTCGATTGTTAACAATTATTTTTTCCAATGGTACACCTTTAGATTGAAGTAAGCTGATCGCTTTAAATCATTTTTCTTGATCAGTCCACGATTTTTTTCACGAAGATGAAGTGCATCCACATGATCGATTATTTTTTCAGCAATCAACGCTAGCTGTTCGGCTGATTGTTGGCCAGTTGAGATAAGATGAAAGGCTCCGATTTTATTAAGCGGCTTTTGTATACGATCCACCTACAACACCTCCAGTCATTCGTGTGCGCAAGCCTCACACGTTTGATAAATATAAAAAACCACTTTCCATGCATAGGAAAGTGGTTAAGAACGCAGATAAATAGACAGATGAATTGATCCGTTCTATCACTTCCCTTCGTCGGTACTAACCGTTTCAGGTTCTAAGAGTCCCAAAGTCATCACTTTGATCTCAGCCTTTTTAAAAGGCACCCCTAGTGAATTCATAATTTACTTGTTGTATAAATCTTACCATCGATAACATGATTGTCAAGAGTCATTATAGGATAGATTTAAATTTAAGTGGGGTTGTTTTTCACACCTTAATGGATGATAAAATTCTTGTGAAATATTGCCAGGGAATATTTGGAGCAGTTAATCATATATTATTTTATATCACCATAAAAATCCAAAATACAATTGTTTCAGCATCGTTTTTTTTCACACCAGCTTTAATTAATTTAGATTTTATATAAGATTTTGTGGCTTTCTCTGGTTTCTCTAATACTCTCGCAATTTTTCTGCTATTCCTTTTTACAATTACAGAAACTTTTTTACTAAAAGGTTTTAATAGCCAAGATAGAGTATTTCCACCGTGTTTCACTATTTTCCCCAAAGCTTTTAAAGCTTTTAAACCACCGCCTAAAAATCCTGAAGTAGAGGCATCATTATGGACAGTAGATTGATCTTTAGATTTTAACGTAAGTATTTGTTTGGCATTTAGTAAATCGTCATGAAAGTTAGAATTTTCTAGTAAACTTTTTTTGTATAAATCTTTTTCAACATCTGATAAACTATTTGCGCTTGCTTTTTCGGAAAATCCTGGTAAAGTAAATGATATGAATAGTGTAGCGACGAGACTAATAACAAAAGGTTTGAACAGCTTTTTTCTTACTGATGATTGTTTAATTGTAAATCCCTCCTAATATATTAAATTATATCCACCTAATATTTTACATTGGGGGTATTATATGTCAAGTGAATTTAATAAAAAAATTGATAAGTCTGTGATTATAGCGATTTCAATCGTCGTTTTAATGGTTGCAGTCATTACGACAGTCTTTGTTTTAATGCCGTTATTCGGTATGTATGGACTATATAATATACTTGCAAAATTTAATTTTGTTGAAATACAATTTTATGATCGCTTATCGAAAAATGTCGTTTATTTTGGATTTTTGCTTTTCGTCATTTATATCGTTGGAGTTGTTGTTGAGATTTTAATAAAAATTTCTATTAAAATGTTAAAATTTGAGACTACAAAAAAAGTATTAGTAGGGAGCTATGTAGTTCAATTATCTTTGAGTATTACTATTTTTAAAGGGATCGTTGAAAAGAGTTTTTCAAGAATTGATTTATCTTGGAGCGGTACCATTTTAGTATTTACAGTAATATACTTTTTTTTTTATGCCATAAGCGATGATCATAAGTTGATTAAAAAATCATAGGAATGTGCTTCAGCTTGTAAAGATGAAAAATGTGAGTCTGAAGCACGTTCCATATAACAGCAGGAGGATGATTTTAAGCAAATTTTACGTTAAAACTTTGTCATCTCTTTCTAACTGCACTTCATAGCGTCTTATTCTCTTCTCAATAATTGAAAAGATCACTTCAAACAGGAGACAGATGATCCAATAAATAATGGATGCAACTAAATACATTTCTAAAAATCGATAACCATCATTTGCGATAATTTTAGCAAGAGCTAAAATTTCAACAACTTTAACCGCAAAAGCCAGTGAAGTTGCCTTAATTAGTCCAATAAACGTATTTCCTAAGTTCGGAAGAGCCGTTACAAATGCTTGAGGAATAATAATTCTCCTTAGCGCTTGAGCAGTCGTCATTCCTACAGAGTAGGCTGCCTCTATTTGCGCCATGTTTGTCGCATTTATTGAGGCTCGGAAAATTTCCGCCTGGTACGCAGATGTATTGATCGAAAACGCAATCATGGCATAGATTAATGGAGAAATGTGCTCCTCATCAAAGTTTGTTCCTAATTGTTCGTTCATCAATTCAAGCAAAATAGGCACGCCATAAAAAAATATATAGAGCTGTACGAGCAACGGCGTTCCGCGAATAAAAGAAATATAAAATACGAAAAATCGGTTTAAAACAGGTACTTTAAATATTCTGCATAATGCAATGAAAAGACCGAATACTAAACCGAGTATCATCGAGACAACTGCAATCGCTAATGTGAGTGGCACCCCTTTTACTACATCAGGAAAATGTTCCAAAGCAAACTCTAAGTTGATCATTGACATGAGTAATCACTATCCTTAGAAAATGATTATTTTAATAAGCTTACACGACCTTTTTTAAACGTCTTTTCCATATAACTGATGACACTTTCAATTATTATGCAAGTGCCCCAATATACTAGAGAAATAACAACATAGATTTGAAACATTCCCATCCCATGGTTGTTTCCTAAAATAATTCGAACTTGACCCATAATATCAATGATTCCGATCGTAAAGGCTAAAGAAGTATCTTTAAGCAGTTCAATAATGTTATTTCCTAGATTGGGCAGTGAAATAATAAACGCCTGCGGAAGAATAATTTTTCTCAACGCTTGAAAATAACTCATACCTACGCTATAAGCAGCTTCCAATTGATCATGGCCGACAGCAATGTATGCTGATCTGAATACTTCAGATAAGTATGCTGCAGTATGTAACGAAAAAGTAATAATAAGGAAGACAAGTCGATCCCAGTTATTAATATCGATGTTAAAAGCTAAAAGTAACTGCGGCAAACCAAAGTAAACAAGGAAAAGCTGAACTAATAACGGTGTTGAGCGTGTAAAAGATAAATAAACTGTTGCCATTTGATAGAGGATAAGCTTTTTTTTAATGCGAATAACTGCGATGATGATACCTAATATAAAAGAAAAAAACAGAGAAAGCCCGAGCATTAGTAAAGTAAGAGGCAGCTTCTCCAATACTTTTACAAATAAATCTAACCAATCTCCAACTCCACTGTTATTCAACTATGTCACCGCCTTTTGATACAAAATCATGAAGTGAAATGAACTAATTATATTTAAATCCTTCTTCATTGATATAATCAATGTCTTTGAAAAAGTCTACATCAAACCATTTTTCAGCCAACTTTGAAAGTGTTCCATCCTCTATTAATTCAATTGTAATTTGATCAATCTTTTGTGCCAGCTCTTTATTTTCTTTATGATAAACAGTCCAAATTGGTTCTTTAGATATAATGCCAGCTATTTTTAGATTGAGATTAAGTTCTTTTTGGATTTCATTAAACGTCGTTACATTTATAAACATCGCATCTCTTTTACCTTTATCAACTAATTTTAAATTTTCAGCATTTGAAGGAGACTCAATACTTTCAATTTGTAAAGGGTTATCAGAATGCTGTTCATTATATGCATTAAGAATTGAACGTAATCCGCCGCTGGGTGACATTGGAGTTAATTTTTTGCCAACCATATCATTCAATGTTTTAATATCTGTACGATCTTTTTTAGTCACTAAAGAGGTTAATGAATATCCATATTCGTGTTCAGGATAATGAAATTTTTCTTCTCTTTCAGGGTTTTTAAAAAACCAGTTAATTACAAAATCATATTTTCCACTATCTACACCGACTAAATTTGCTTCTTCTTCACCCCAAATATATTCAAACTTATAATCTTGGAGTCTTTTTTCAACCTCTTTTAAATAGTCAATGTCATATCCGATCGGATTATTTTTTTCATCAGCATATAGAAATGGGGGATTAACTTCATCACTTAATGCAACTTTAACTATGTTCTTTCCATCTTCAGTGACTGCTTTTTCTGTACTTTGAGCACATCCTGTTATCATAAATAAAAGCCCTAATAGTAACCAAAATTTCTTCATAAAAATGAACCTCCTTGTTTAAATTGAGTATTTGGTTCGTGTACAAGTCTTTTTAAAAATTTCTTTGTCCGTTCTTTTTTTGGACGAATGAATATATTATGTGGCGGCCCCTGTTCAATGATATGACCGTCATCCATAAAAACGACACGATCTGCAACTTCTCGAGCAAAATCAATTTCATGAGTGACGATTACCATTGTCATCCCATCAGCTGCAATTTGTTTTATAATTGCAAGGATTTCCCCGACCATTTCTGGATCAAGTGCCGAGGTTGGTTCATCAAGTAAAATGACTGCTGGATTTAAGGCAAGTGCCCGTGCAATCCCTGCACGCTGTTGTTGTCCGCCAGAAAGTTGCGAAGGGTATTCAGTGAATTTTTCGGATAAGCCGACTTTCCTAAGTAAAGAAATACTTATTTCTCGAGCCTCGTTTTTAGGCATTTTTTTTGCAATGATCAGTCCCTCCATCACATTTTCTAAGACAGTTTTATTGTTGAATAAGTTATAATGCTGGAAAATCATTGCTGTTTTTCTTCTTAATGTGAGAATATCGCGTTTAGACGGATGCTTTCCCATCACAGTCAATCCATCAACAGTTATCGAGCCTTTATCAGGACGCTCTAAATAATTAATGCACCGGAGGAGTTTTGTTTTCCCTGATCCACTCGGCCCAATAATGACGAGAACCTCACCCTTATTTACATCAAGATCAATCCCTTTTAATACCTCATTTTTTTTAAATTGCTTATTTATATTTCTTAGACTAATCATGTAAACGCCTCGCTTTTTACTAGAAAAATATAATAATAATTATTTTTTAACAATGATAAAAAATATAACCAAAAGATTATCATAACTATTTACATCTGTAAAGTGGGGATTATTCAGTTTTTAAATACTCATAAAATTGAATAATCGGAAACGTTGACGCCTCTAGTAAACTACGTTATTATTATAACCTACAATACAACTAGGAATTATAAGTTTAAAGCAAATTCTGAGGTGAATGTGGTGAAAAACTTATTTATTAAAACAGAATTGCAGCAAAAATGGATGCAAAAATTACAAAATAAACGGAAGCAATTTGAAAATAAAGCAGCTGAAATTGATGAGCTTGCAATTTTTCCGAAAGAAAATATTCAGGAATTAGTAAAGCTTGGTTATACAAAACTAACTTTACCAAAGGTTTACGGCGGTGAGGGGATAGGGTTATATGATATGGTTCTATTTCAAGAAACACTTGCTAGCTTTGATGGAGCTACAGCACTTTCAATCGGCTGGCATCTTGGCGGTACTGGAGAAATTTACGAGAAAAAATTATGGAATGACCGTATGTTAAATTTTTTTGCCGAGGAAGTTGTTAAAGGGGCATTAGTGAATAGGGCAGTCAGCGAAGCGCAAACAGGGAGTCCAACTAGAGGCGGTCGTCCTGGGACACATGCCGTAAAAAAAGACGGAGCTTGGGTTATTTCTGGGCGGAAAAATTTCACAACGATGTCCCCAGTATTAACTTATTTTTTAACATCTGCATGGATTGAAGAAAAACAAGCGATCGGTTTTTTTCTTCTGCATAAAGATTTAAAAGGATTAACGATCGAGGAAACATGGGATGTTATTTCTATGAGGGGAACAGGCAGCCATGATCTTGTACTTGATCATGTAAAAGTGGACGATGCAATGCTTGTCGAGGTTCATGGCGGCCCGCGAGGAGACAAAGTGAACGGTTGGATATTGCATATTCCAGCTTGTTACCTAGGTATTGCTCAAGCAGCACGAGACTATGCGATTAAATTTGCCAGTGAACATTCACCAAACAGTATTAAGGGAACAATTAGTGAACTGCCAAACGTTCAGCGTTTCATCGGAGAAATCGAATTGGAATTAATGAGAGCAAGACATTTTATCTACAGTGTGGCAGAGGCATATGACGACGAATCAAGAAGAACTCATATTACAAACGAACTTGGAGCAGTAAAGCATACAGTTACAAATTCAGCCATTCGGATTGTTGATAAAACAATGAGAATAGTTGGTGCAAAAAGTCTTCAACGTAAAAATCCGTTGCAAAGATATTACCGCGATGTAAGAGCTGGACTGCACAATCCGCCGATGGACGATGTGACCATTCAAAAACTCGCATTAACCGCAATCGAACAAGCGGGAAAGTAACATGTGATCATTTTTTGAATAGGTGAGATAGAAATGAAAATAAGCTAACATAATGCGGAACATTATTTATGGGGAGATCAATGTGATGGGTGGCATTTAGTGAAAAATCAAGATTTAAGTATAATCCACGAATGTATGCGAGCTCATACTTCAGAAGTGAAACATTATCATCAACATGCATGCCAATTTTTCTTTGTTTTATCAGGAACAGCAACGATTGAAATAGATGGTAAAGAGATAATCTTACATCCACAAGAGGGAATAGAGGTTCAATCTTTAGTGCCTCACCAAATGTTTAACAAGTCAAATAAAAATGTTGAGTTTTTAGTCATTTCTCAACCACCAAGCAAAGGAGACAGGATTTTTTAGATTAAAGAAGTTCAACATATTCACTTTCTACGGGGCTAAAAATTCTATTTTAGCCCTAAATTCCTTCATTTCTCACTTTATTTCCCCTTTCCTATATATTTGACCACATGTTTACAGTATTATATATTATTTCTAATAATATAAATATTCAGAAAATTGTATATCCGATTTAAGAAGGAGGGCTAGTATCGGTGTGTTCCAGTTTAGCCGTTTATTCTATTCGTAATCTCCATAAAAAAATGAAAGAATTAGAGTCTAAATGGGAGGATTTTATCGTCAATAAACGAAAACCAGAAAAAATTCGTACAACAATTCTTCAATCATGGGAGCGTTGTCAAAACTATAATCTTAATCCACGGCAAAAACAAACACCTGTATTGATATCTAATGAAAAGTTAACCGAAATCATCAATAAATCACAATTGTACCATGCTTCCTTGCCTGTTTTAAAAGAACTATATCATCAAATTGATTGTACAGGGCATCTTATTACGTTATGTGATGAGAAGGGAAGAATTATTTATTTACAAGGAAATTCCTCTACCATCTCACTGGCGCAAAAAATGAATTTTACTCAAGGGGCAGATTGGAGCGAAAAAGCGGCTGGTTCAAATGCGATTGGAACATGTATTGCTGTAGAACAGCCGATACAAATCTTTTCATTTGAACACTACTGTGAGGGAGTTCATCCGTGGGTTTGTTCTGCAGCCCCGATTAAAGACCCGCTCACTGGAAAAACACTAGGTGTGATCGATTTGACAGGGCCCAGTGACTTAGCGCAACCACATTCTCTTAGCCTTGTCCAAAATATTGCGATGATGATTCAACAACAGTTATTTAGCACCTCTAATAAAACTAGACAATATTTAGAACAATGCTATGGGGTAGAGGTGAAAAAATGGAAATCAAATCGTATCATCTTACTTGACGAGATGTTAAACGTCGTTCATGCCGGTTCTGAATGTAAGCCCTTACTGCAAATTGATCATTGGAGTGAATTGTTATTCCGTCCTGAATTTCACTTGTTAAAAACGTCTATTTTAACAAGTGATGAACAAGAACAGGAATTGCATCTCCCCTCACTACAATTAATTCTCTACATACGAAGCATTATACTCGAATCAAAACGCATCGGTTTTCTTCTTCAGCTTGAAAAAAGGAATGAGCGCCAACCTTTTATTTCGAGTGATCAAAGAGCATGGAAACATTTAATTGGTCAATCATCCTCATTGAAACAGCTTATTCATCAGGCGCAGGTTGTTGCACCGACGAACGTTCCAGTTCTGCTTACTGGAGAAAGCGGGACAGGAAAAGAAGTATTTGCCAATGCCATACACAAGGAAAGCTCACGACATGACTCGCCTTTTATCGCAATTAATTGTGGAGCGATTCATAAGGAGTTAATCGCCAGTGAACTTTTCGGCTATGAACCTGGAGCTTTTACAGGAGGAAAACGTGACGGAAAAAAAGGTAAGTTCGAAGAAGCTAACGGAGGAACACTTTTTTTAGATGAAGTAGGGGAAATGCCTCTCGAATTACAAGTTCATCTACTACGTGTACTGCAAGAAAAAGAAATTGTGCGACTCGGATCATCACGGCCGCTACCGGTTGACGTCAGAATTATTGCCGCGACAAATAAAAACTTAACAAGCCTCATTGACAAAGGAGAATTCCGTTTAGATTTATATTATCGGCTGAATGTAGTCGAACTAATTCTTCCTTCACTTCAGGAGAGAAAAGAAGATATTCCGCTTCTATGCCGTTATTTTACTATGAATAGCGCCAATACACATAATAGACCTGTTCCAGAAATTGATCGTCAAGTGCTGGCCTTTTTCCGTCATTATGATTGGCCGGGAAATATTCGGGAACTTAAAAACATTATCGAGTATGCAGTTCTCTTTTGTAAAAATAATCGGATTACGCTAGACTCTTTACCAAAAAAATTGCTCAATAACAGCAATGTCAGCTCAACGCTCACCCCTTTAGAGGCGGAGGAAAAGCGGAAAATTGAGCAGCTGCTATTGGAAACAGGAAGGAACTTATCAGAGGTTGCTAGGCGTTGTGAAATAGCACGGACAACCCTCTACAGAAAAATTCAGAAATATCAATTATAAATAAAACGTAAGCGACGGTTCTACTAGAACCGTCGCAAAACATTATTTTCCTTTAGGGAGGGGGAGCTTTACCCAATCATGATAAAAAGTATCAATATCTGGTTCAAAATCAAGCAAAATCGGATACCAAGGAGGCACAGCTTCAACTTCTAGCTGGGATGCACAACTTGGACAATAAAATTCCCGTATCACTTGCCATTCAGTGTCAGGGGACATTAGTTTTGGATAAATTTCGTTCATCTTTTCTTCAGTATCACGAACGAAAATGCGTGCGTGCAGCTTCCAATTTTCTTTATAATGACAAAATTCATGACCGCAATCACACTTCACGATGCGATCGCCATTTTTCTTTTGTACAATATACAGGTGCAGTCCGTAAGGGAGGAGAATTGGATCATCCCAAGGAACACGCTCTTGTAACACCTCTCGATATATTTCAAAACGTTCCGGATCTTTATGTCCTGACATCATTTCTTTAAGCTGATAAAATTCTAACGTTCCATCGATTAATTCGCCAATTAACTTTTGATCGTATTTTGCCATTACGCTTTCACCTTTTTTTTATTTTTCTTCTTTAAAGCGATTAATGTGTGATCCTAGCATAGGCACACCTAGTTCGTCTTCATAAATCATCCAGTTTAAAGGCAAATCCCAAAAATCTTTAAAGTCGTTAGTGAACTTTTCACTTAATGCAAAACTTTCAGCGTACATATGTTTTACTTGTAAAGAGGCTTCTTTGTTCATTATTTTTTTCTGTTCATTTTTCATCCAATCTTTAGTTGGAATGCTGCGTTCTAACCGTTCTTTCTTGATTTGTTTTCGTCTTTTATCGGTTGCTTCCATCTTGACTTTATATGTGCCATTTTCCTTAGAAAAGACACAGCCGTATACTTTTTCTGCATAACGCCGTAAAATATATCTTTCATTCAAGTCTTGTTCTACATGTTTCGGATTCCGTTCAAGAGGATCTCCAAATCCTGGACCGCCGCGCAAGTAGTTCATAATTACATCGTAATCTTTAAATTCTTCTTGCGTTGAGACTGCTTGCCGATCACGATGAATTGTTTCACAATTCATCAACGAATCCCAAGTTGGGTTATCTGGATCAAAATCTCCTCCTAATGGGATAGGGAGCTGTTTTTTAATACGTTCTTTTATATCGGTATTGTATGCAGTAAATCGATATCCACTAGAAGCGGGATAACCTCCCATTAAGCCGCAGTCAGTGGCCATAACTCCTGCACCGGCAACAAACATTGACCACTCTTTGGCACCCCAGCCTAAACGGAGGGATTGCCAGCCGTTTCCGCCGCGATATTTACCTGCTCCACCTGATCCCGGCAAAATTTCTCGACCTAAAAAGAGAAGTGGTTCAAGCAATTCCCAAATTTCCATGTCGCCCATGTCGCCCTCAGGATTCCAAAGTGCGGCTGAATGGCTAATGCCGTCCTTTACAGCGCTAGCCCCAACACCGCATGCCGCAGTTTCAAAACTGTTAAGAGCAGAAAGCTGTCCATATTGATCGATTCCGCCGCCCATTAACCAGTTAGTCGTGTGGGCATTTCCAGCATTTACTTCTTCTAAATAGCCGCGGCCGTAGTAAGATCGGCTCAACCCCCGCCAAAGAGGTGACCATGCTGAAACGAGACCGTGCCAAGTATTAGAATGGGCGGAACGAATGTCATCAGGGTTCAGCCACGAGCCATATGGAATTTTAAATTTACTTGCATAGTAGGCACCATCGTTAATTCGATCATTTGGCACAAGCGTTTGCGATAGCATGACCCAAATCCCGCTCGTGATTGATACTGGTGTCGCATTAAAAGGATGCCATCCCCAACGATTTGTTCCTTCAAAATCGATTTCTAGTTGAGCATTTTTATGAACAGTAATCTCTGACGGTGAATGCATAATTGTATTAATTCTAGCGAATGAAGGGAGATCCAAATCTTTAAATGGAACGTCAACAAAAGAAGCTTGCCGATATTTCCCAGGGATTAACATCGTTTTCACTTGATTGACAAAGCCGCGACGTCCATCTTCAATAATTTCACGGATAAACTGCTTGTATGCCTGAATACCTTCTTCTTTAATCACATCTAATACGAGATCACGAATCATATGACATCCAGCAATCCGTGTTTTTTCATCTAGTGTCCAATACTTAACAGCACGGACAGAGCGTGTACTTTCAAGTATCCAGTCCTTAGATAAGACATCGTTTTGACCGATTTTTCTACAAGTTACTTGATAGCCGTCGTCATATCGCTGGACAGGTCCCATCGGCATACTGCCTGGCGCACTTGCGCCTGTATCAATAACATGTGTCACGCCGCCAACCCAGCCAACGACTTCTCCCTCCCAGAAAATCGGAACAAGAGTGTGAACATCGCATGTATGCACATTACCGACATGATTATCGTTATTACAAAAAATATCTTTATCATTAATTCCAGGATTGTCTTCATAATCGTTTTCAATCATAAATTTAATTGCAGCACCCATCGTTCCTACATGGATTATAATCCCAGTTGAAGTAACAATTGAATCAGCTTCCGGAGTATATAAACTGAAACATAATTCACCTTCCTGCTCAACAATTGGCGAAGCTGC from Bacillus aquiflavi includes the following:
- a CDS encoding hydantoinase B/oxoprolinase family protein translates to MVKVLNEILPKTRKPIGWDGKTLKQMRQEIDEISKKTGHYAGLTALSFKESDPIRFEKMYSKLRGGIVHARETAKKVAASPIVEQEGELCFSLYTPEADSIVTSTGIIIHVGTMGAAIKFMIENDYEDNPGINDKDIFCNNDNHVGNVHTCDVHTLVPIFWEGEVVGWVGGVTHVIDTGASAPGSMPMGPVQRYDDGYQVTCRKIGQNDVLSKDWILESTRSVRAVKYWTLDEKTRIAGCHMIRDLVLDVIKEEGIQAYKQFIREIIEDGRRGFVNQVKTMLIPGKYRQASFVDVPFKDLDLPSFARINTIMHSPSEITVHKNAQLEIDFEGTNRWGWHPFNATPVSITSGIWVMLSQTLVPNDRINDGAYYASKFKIPYGSWLNPDDIRSAHSNTWHGLVSAWSPLWRGLSRSYYGRGYLEEVNAGNAHTTNWLMGGGIDQYGQLSALNSFETAACGVGASAVKDGISHSAALWNPEGDMGDMEIWELLEPLLFLGREILPGSGGAGKYRGGNGWQSLRLGWGAKEWSMFVAGAGVMATDCGLMGGYPASSGYRFTAYNTDIKERIKKQLPIPLGGDFDPDNPTWDSLMNCETIHRDRQAVSTQEEFKDYDVIMNYLRGGPGFGDPLERNPKHVEQDLNERYILRRYAEKVYGCVFSKENGTYKVKMEATDKRRKQIKKERLERSIPTKDWMKNEQKKIMNKEASLQVKHMYAESFALSEKFTNDFKDFWDLPLNWMIYEDELGVPMLGSHINRFKEEK